In Aquiflexum balticum DSM 16537, a single genomic region encodes these proteins:
- a CDS encoding RagB/SusD family nutrient uptake outer membrane protein → MKNIKFIKNTLALMMAFLVTTSCLDLLDEPLENQIIAAETDYTQSSNMILMLYGAYGELYGSQWETYMLLGVRGDDVTAAGDQFPLTETDEFRYDRNFWMYNSVWLNLYTDLIYWHGAIEEIRKYQAAGANQANAEQYIAEIKVMQGFELLQLARTWGAILIPNSSQPSALYEIELSSFEEVMEYVSEMMDDAIPLLPSVHPKDRSDLRGGVTRGTALAVKAMANLELKNYSAVAEATGQIIGSNNYALEPDYYQLFKIPGKLNSENILEFQYSDFGTATGTRTTYPFVSYGPASWTPAVPGASTGWGFFAPSVKYIKFMLDRGEQERLQTTVLFTPDGMDEIMSDPQYATLPSWVSNITPDGDRFNNHPRYNFLSGKHYLPSNQLIPGRFSYGSNKNFTAIRYSEVLLMHAEALVNGASSSVLSADEAVNLVRSRVGLGQLSGVTLDDVLNEKYAEFGMESGIRFYDLMRYNRGTELNFGGRNFTPETDRYLPYPLEQENILPQLKK, encoded by the coding sequence ATGAAAAATATAAAATTTATAAAAAACACGCTGGCTTTGATGATGGCCTTTTTGGTGACAACATCCTGTTTGGATTTATTGGATGAACCTCTCGAAAATCAGATTATAGCAGCAGAAACTGACTATACACAATCCAGCAATATGATCTTAATGCTTTATGGTGCTTATGGCGAACTTTATGGATCTCAATGGGAAACATATATGCTGCTTGGGGTAAGAGGAGATGATGTGACTGCAGCAGGAGATCAGTTTCCTTTGACAGAAACTGATGAGTTCAGATACGATAGGAATTTCTGGATGTACAATTCAGTTTGGCTTAATCTCTACACTGATTTGATATACTGGCATGGAGCGATTGAGGAAATCAGAAAATACCAAGCGGCAGGTGCCAATCAGGCCAATGCGGAACAGTATATCGCTGAGATTAAAGTGATGCAAGGTTTTGAGCTTTTGCAATTGGCCCGTACTTGGGGTGCCATTTTGATCCCAAATAGTTCTCAGCCTAGTGCGCTATACGAAATTGAACTTTCTTCCTTTGAAGAAGTCATGGAGTATGTTTCGGAAATGATGGATGATGCCATTCCATTACTTCCCAGCGTGCATCCTAAGGACCGTTCAGATCTGCGAGGTGGAGTTACCCGCGGTACAGCTTTGGCAGTCAAAGCCATGGCAAATCTGGAATTGAAAAACTATTCTGCCGTGGCTGAGGCTACAGGTCAAATAATTGGAAGTAACAATTATGCATTGGAACCTGATTATTACCAATTGTTTAAAATACCCGGAAAATTGAACAGTGAAAATATCCTGGAATTTCAATATTCAGATTTTGGAACAGCTACGGGTACAAGGACAACATACCCCTTTGTCTCCTATGGTCCGGCTTCTTGGACACCGGCAGTTCCGGGGGCCTCTACAGGTTGGGGATTCTTCGCTCCAAGTGTAAAATATATCAAATTTATGCTTGACCGTGGGGAACAAGAACGACTTCAGACTACAGTTCTGTTCACTCCTGACGGAATGGATGAAATAATGTCAGATCCACAATATGCGACTTTGCCCTCTTGGGTTTCAAATATTACCCCTGATGGAGATAGATTCAACAATCACCCAAGGTATAATTTCCTCAGTGGTAAGCATTATCTCCCTTCAAACCAACTTATTCCTGGAAGATTTTCGTACGGTTCCAACAAGAATTTCACTGCCATAAGATATTCTGAGGTACTGTTGATGCATGCTGAAGCATTGGTAAACGGCGCAAGCAGTTCTGTACTTTCTGCTGATGAAGCAGTAAACTTGGTAAGGTCTAGAGTAGGACTAGGTCAACTCAGTGGAGTTACTCTTGATGATGTACTCAATGAAAAGTACGCAGAATTTGGTATGGAAAGTGGGATTCGTTTCTATGATTTAATGAGATATAATAGAGGCACAGAACTAAACTTTGGAGGCAGGAATTTCACTCCTGAAACAGATAGGTACCTTCCATATCCATTGGAGCAGGAAAATATCCTTCCGCAGTTGAAGAAATGA
- a CDS encoding TonB-dependent receptor, whose product MKNKLLSVIYMLSRYFLYGFVIQLMVFNFVFANEAKGQYKSIDEVNISFQKENYNLGQFLSQVEKQTTFRFSYDRKDIETSKSISLSQTSGTVEEFLQEVARQTLLSFRQINNNIDVKKKEIAEVTSVIQQEFVTITGRVLDPSGEPLPGVTIIIDGTNSGTVTDIDGKYSLEANEGDVLVFSFVGFERVSRVVGNSNVIDVTMVEDLSTLGEVVVIGYGTQREQDRISAISSVKAEDIVKTPATNAMQSLQGRVAGVQIVSSGAPGASPTVRVRGIGSFEGGAAPLYVVDGMFFDNIDFLNPNDIETMSILKDASASAIYGVRASNGVVLIETKSGGYNQEPEIIYDGYYGTQVPQNVLKMANTQQFAQYVNETGSPADIEFLNNAIQRFGRSRVDPNLPNVNTDWYSEIMSPASIQNHSLTFNGGGDRTRYSIGGSYFEQNGLMKERRNEFKRLNFRVKLDADLRDWITVGGNLNISAARRYNADDGAWFRAYNTVPILPKFDPLNTGATGTEVPLSNAQLIGYRGNQNPFYSILFSDNRNNIAKIMGNFYADMELIPNKLSFKTAYNYNIDQINTRNVSFAYNDGVTERQSSLSRSNFTRYNQIWDNFFTYTDNWGKHNLTAVLGQSFRSETFEALSARGEGLNPEPAFGQEEFWYLSNSTNFDLNAIGDGGERLFFQSFFARVAYNYDDRYLVYGTVRRDGNNKFQQQWGNFATIGAGWVISSEDFFNVPAISFLKIRGSWGQLGNDGISPSVGVPTLQENNLAIDDVRIIGRRLNPTFDLIDRWETTVERNFGLNATLFRDRLSVEADYFIRDTRNLAVSIIPPVFRATERRSVGEIRNQGLELTVNWNERINDDFSFYLGGNITTLKNTVLNLGGPNHLDAGSAEFRQRSIIGEPYLAFFGYEVEGVFQNQEEINSSGYTQEFITDNSLVPGDFKFKDQNGDGVVNDEDRVVLGSFLPTFTYGINAGFSYKNFNFSTLLQSQRGHNILNRKRGELIFTNDTNLDAELISNLWRGEGTSNVYPSASGLRRGWNQNMSSYFVEDGSFFRIQNVQMTYSLINQELFGVAMPSTRITLTAERPLTLFNYNGFNPEVPNGIDRQVYPIPAIYTVGLNVTF is encoded by the coding sequence ATGAAAAATAAACTACTTAGTGTAATCTATATGTTATCCCGATACTTCTTATATGGATTCGTGATCCAATTGATGGTCTTTAACTTTGTCTTCGCCAATGAAGCCAAAGGACAATATAAAAGTATTGATGAAGTGAATATCAGTTTTCAGAAAGAAAACTATAACCTTGGCCAGTTTTTAAGCCAAGTGGAAAAGCAGACAACTTTCAGATTCTCCTATGACAGGAAAGACATAGAAACTTCCAAGTCTATTTCACTTTCCCAAACATCGGGAACAGTGGAAGAATTTTTGCAGGAAGTGGCCCGGCAAACTCTTTTGAGTTTCCGTCAGATCAATAACAATATAGATGTAAAGAAAAAGGAAATTGCCGAAGTAACTTCTGTAATCCAACAGGAATTTGTCACCATCACAGGAAGGGTACTAGATCCCTCAGGAGAACCTTTGCCCGGTGTCACGATCATCATTGATGGCACAAACTCAGGTACGGTTACTGATATTGATGGAAAATATTCCTTGGAGGCCAATGAAGGAGATGTATTGGTCTTTTCCTTTGTAGGATTTGAAAGAGTGAGTAGAGTTGTTGGAAACTCAAATGTCATAGACGTGACCATGGTAGAGGACCTAAGTACTTTGGGAGAAGTGGTTGTAATCGGATATGGTACTCAAAGAGAACAGGATAGGATTTCGGCTATTTCCTCAGTCAAGGCTGAAGACATTGTCAAAACTCCGGCTACCAACGCCATGCAATCCCTTCAGGGAAGAGTTGCTGGTGTTCAGATAGTCAGTAGTGGTGCACCGGGTGCATCTCCAACAGTACGGGTCAGGGGAATCGGATCATTTGAGGGAGGCGCAGCGCCTTTGTATGTTGTTGATGGGATGTTCTTCGATAACATTGATTTTTTGAATCCCAATGATATCGAAACAATGTCAATCCTAAAAGATGCTTCTGCTTCTGCTATTTACGGGGTAAGAGCTTCGAATGGGGTGGTTCTAATTGAGACAAAATCCGGCGGGTACAACCAAGAACCTGAAATTATTTACGATGGTTACTATGGTACTCAAGTTCCACAGAATGTGCTCAAAATGGCAAATACCCAACAGTTTGCACAGTATGTAAATGAGACAGGAAGCCCAGCAGATATTGAGTTTTTAAACAACGCTATTCAAAGATTTGGAAGAAGCAGGGTAGATCCCAATTTACCGAATGTAAATACGGACTGGTATTCTGAAATCATGAGTCCGGCATCCATACAAAATCATTCTCTAACTTTCAACGGCGGCGGAGATCGTACAAGATATTCCATCGGGGGTAGCTATTTCGAACAAAACGGACTGATGAAGGAAAGGCGGAACGAATTCAAAAGGCTCAATTTCAGAGTGAAATTAGACGCCGACCTCAGAGATTGGATTACTGTTGGAGGTAATCTGAACATCAGTGCGGCCAGGCGATATAATGCAGATGATGGTGCATGGTTTAGGGCTTACAATACAGTTCCTATCTTACCTAAATTTGATCCCCTCAATACGGGCGCTACAGGCACGGAAGTTCCCTTGTCCAATGCCCAACTTATTGGATACCGGGGAAATCAAAACCCCTTTTATAGCATACTGTTTTCGGACAACAGAAATAATATAGCGAAGATAATGGGTAACTTTTATGCTGATATGGAGCTGATCCCAAATAAGCTTTCTTTCAAAACAGCATACAATTACAATATAGATCAAATCAATACCAGGAATGTATCTTTTGCCTATAACGATGGAGTTACAGAAAGGCAATCATCGCTCAGCAGAAGTAATTTCACGAGATATAACCAGATTTGGGATAATTTCTTCACCTATACAGATAATTGGGGGAAACACAATTTAACTGCCGTATTGGGTCAGTCTTTCCGAAGTGAGACTTTCGAAGCTTTAAGTGCAAGAGGAGAAGGCCTAAATCCTGAACCGGCTTTTGGTCAGGAAGAGTTTTGGTACCTTTCCAATTCAACCAATTTCGATCTGAATGCTATCGGAGATGGTGGGGAAAGATTGTTCTTCCAGTCATTTTTCGCGCGGGTAGCCTATAATTATGACGACAGGTATTTGGTATACGGTACAGTCAGAAGAGACGGAAATAATAAATTCCAACAACAGTGGGGTAATTTTGCAACAATCGGTGCAGGATGGGTGATTTCATCCGAAGATTTCTTTAATGTCCCAGCCATCAGTTTCCTGAAAATCAGGGGATCTTGGGGACAGCTTGGAAATGACGGAATCAGTCCTTCAGTCGGAGTACCTACCTTGCAGGAAAATAATTTGGCTATTGATGATGTACGTATTATAGGGAGAAGGTTGAATCCAACTTTCGATTTAATTGATAGATGGGAAACCACAGTTGAAAGGAACTTTGGTTTAAACGCGACTTTATTTAGGGACAGACTATCGGTTGAAGCGGATTATTTTATCAGAGACACCAGAAACCTAGCTGTAAGCATTATTCCTCCGGTTTTCAGGGCAACAGAAAGACGAAGTGTAGGGGAAATAAGAAATCAGGGCCTTGAGTTGACAGTTAATTGGAATGAAAGGATCAATGATGATTTCTCTTTCTATTTGGGAGGAAATATCACCACTTTGAAAAATACAGTTTTAAATCTCGGTGGTCCAAATCATCTGGATGCAGGTTCAGCTGAGTTTCGTCAACGTTCTATTATAGGGGAGCCATATTTAGCTTTTTTCGGATATGAAGTTGAAGGAGTTTTCCAGAATCAGGAGGAGATCAACAGCAGTGGATATACTCAGGAATTTATCACTGATAACAGTCTTGTTCCAGGCGACTTTAAATTCAAAGACCAAAATGGAGACGGCGTGGTCAATGATGAAGACCGTGTAGTGTTGGGTTCTTTCTTGCCTACTTTTACCTACGGGATCAACGCAGGCTTTTCTTACAAGAATTTCAATTTTTCAACCCTTTTGCAAAGTCAAAGAGGCCACAATATTCTTAATAGAAAAAGAGGTGAGCTTATTTTCACCAATGATACCAACCTGGATGCTGAACTTATCAGCAACCTATGGAGGGGTGAGGGTACATCAAATGTATATCCATCCGCTTCCGGTCTTCGAAGAGGTTGGAACCAGAATATGAGCAGTTATTTTGTGGAAGATGGATCTTTTTTCAGGATTCAAAATGTGCAAATGACTTATTCTTTGATCAATCAGGAGCTTTTTGGGGTAGCTATGCCTTCAACTAGGATAACATTGACTGCTGAGCGACCACTAACCCTATTCAATTACAATGGGTTTAATCCGGAAGTCCCCAATGGTATTGACAGACAGGTTTATCCCATACCTGCTATATATACAGTGGGATTAAATGTAACATTCTAA
- a CDS encoding FecR family protein — translation MNQIEFFLTNPEFVRWVREPDKDLDTYWKNWIDANPERRKDLQSAREIVEGIHFKEIIPTAEIRDEVLAKILKESNSIEKKISEDFQKKQSLVNWIREIGQIYKVAAVLVIAMLFYLPNMLNKNEASEASASSRVPWIEKSTSHGEKLSITLPDGSRVWLNSGSRLKFPDKFSETERFMSISGEAYFEVKKDSLRPFRVESEGFVTTALGTSFNINTKNNALLKISLLTGKVTVDRNQDSDKITLIPGQEFQFDKAGNEKRVKSFNLERAIAWKEGRIIFENASLPEVVQTLEEWYGVKFSLVNAEKVKWKFSGEYQNQILDNILNSISYIEKFEYEINGKNVKLKF, via the coding sequence ATGAACCAAATTGAATTCTTTTTAACAAATCCTGAATTTGTTCGGTGGGTCAGGGAACCTGACAAGGATTTGGACACCTATTGGAAGAATTGGATCGATGCCAATCCAGAAAGAAGGAAAGATCTTCAATCGGCAAGAGAGATAGTTGAAGGAATTCATTTTAAAGAAATAATCCCGACAGCGGAAATCAGGGATGAAGTTTTGGCAAAAATCTTAAAGGAGAGCAATTCTATTGAAAAAAAGATCTCCGAAGATTTCCAAAAGAAACAGTCTCTTGTCAATTGGATTAGAGAAATCGGTCAGATTTATAAAGTTGCAGCGGTTCTTGTCATTGCTATGCTGTTTTATCTGCCGAATATGCTCAACAAAAACGAGGCATCAGAAGCTTCTGCCTCGAGCCGTGTCCCTTGGATTGAAAAGTCAACCTCACATGGAGAGAAATTAAGTATCACTCTTCCTGATGGATCCAGGGTTTGGTTGAATTCAGGAAGCAGATTGAAATTTCCGGATAAATTCAGTGAAACTGAAAGGTTCATGTCCATTTCTGGAGAAGCATATTTTGAAGTAAAGAAAGATTCTCTCAGGCCCTTTAGGGTGGAATCTGAAGGTTTTGTCACAACTGCCTTGGGTACTTCCTTCAATATCAACACCAAAAATAATGCTTTGTTGAAGATTTCACTTTTGACAGGGAAAGTAACTGTTGACAGAAATCAGGATAGCGATAAAATAACATTGATTCCCGGTCAGGAATTTCAATTTGATAAAGCAGGGAATGAAAAAAGGGTGAAGAGTTTCAATTTGGAAAGAGCGATCGCATGGAAGGAAGGAAGGATTATTTTTGAAAATGCCAGTCTTCCTGAGGTGGTACAGACATTGGAAGAATGGTATGGAGTGAAATTCAGTCTTGTAAATGCGGAAAAAGTGAAATGGAAATTTTCTGGCGAGTACCAAAACCAAATCCTGGATAATATTCTGAACAGTATTTCTTATATAGAAAAATTTGAATACGAAATCAACGGAAAAAATGTAAAACTCAAATTTTAA
- a CDS encoding RNA polymerase sigma factor, with protein MTLTLKKNTEPKMLYQQKNTVSNENAQEHVVETVSIEDGVLWDSFREGNESAFIQIYESNFNKLFAYGWRICKKEELVKDAIQDLFIELRRNRSNLGRTDSIKFYLFKCLKRKIIKEEGKWYSNLEEINHGYFFDFTFSHEKYLIDRQIDEEKKQKLNQAIELLSPRKKEVVYYFFYEGMNYQQIQEIMKLDNIKSARNLIYQALGFLRDVLK; from the coding sequence TTGACTTTAACTTTAAAAAAGAATACCGAACCCAAAATGCTGTACCAACAAAAGAATACCGTTTCAAATGAAAATGCACAGGAACATGTTGTTGAAACTGTTTCTATTGAGGACGGGGTTCTGTGGGATTCTTTTAGAGAAGGAAATGAATCCGCTTTTATTCAGATTTATGAATCAAATTTCAATAAACTTTTTGCTTATGGTTGGAGAATCTGCAAGAAGGAAGAATTGGTAAAAGATGCCATTCAGGATTTATTCATTGAACTCCGGAGAAACAGGTCCAATCTTGGTAGGACCGATTCCATTAAGTTTTATCTTTTCAAATGCCTCAAAAGGAAAATTATCAAAGAGGAAGGCAAATGGTACAGTAATCTTGAAGAAATTAACCATGGTTATTTCTTTGATTTTACTTTTTCACATGAGAAGTATCTGATCGATAGGCAGATCGATGAGGAAAAAAAGCAAAAGTTGAATCAGGCCATTGAATTGCTCAGTCCTCGAAAAAAGGAAGTGGTTTATTATTTTTTTTATGAAGGCATGAATTACCAACAAATCCAAGAGATCATGAAATTGGACAACATCAAGTCTGCAAGAAATCTTATCTACCAAGCTTTGGGATTTTTAAGGGATGTGCTGAAATAA
- the hisG gene encoding ATP phosphoribosyltransferase, whose translation MNSIIRIAVQKSGRLSEDSLSLIKECGIKFYNGTGKLKSSSTNFPIEFLFLRDDDIPGYVADGVADLGIVGENELVEKDKDVSILKRLGFSKCRLSLAIPKGEKYDDIRYFEGKSLATSYPKILGDFLKSKNIQAEIHEISGSVEIAPSIGLAHGICDIVSSGSTLMMNGLKEVEEIFKSEAVLIANKTLSEEKLKIVDKLLFRINAVQKGKSNKYVLLNAPNESLEKIINLIPGMRSPTILPLAQEGWSSVHSVLSEDQFWENIEELRDAGAEGILVVPIEKMVI comes from the coding sequence ATGAATTCAATTATCCGAATTGCCGTCCAAAAAAGCGGCCGACTCAGCGAAGATTCTTTAAGCCTCATCAAGGAATGTGGCATCAAATTTTATAACGGTACCGGAAAACTCAAGTCTTCCTCCACCAATTTCCCGATCGAATTTCTTTTTCTAAGAGATGATGATATACCGGGGTATGTAGCTGATGGAGTTGCTGATTTAGGGATAGTAGGAGAAAACGAACTGGTAGAAAAAGACAAAGATGTCAGCATTTTAAAACGTCTTGGCTTTTCCAAATGCCGTCTATCTCTAGCCATTCCCAAAGGAGAAAAATATGACGATATCAGGTATTTTGAAGGTAAAAGCCTAGCGACTTCCTATCCCAAAATTCTCGGTGATTTCTTGAAATCGAAAAATATTCAGGCAGAAATTCATGAAATAAGCGGGTCAGTGGAAATTGCACCAAGCATTGGCTTGGCCCATGGAATATGTGATATAGTGAGTTCTGGCTCCACTTTGATGATGAATGGCCTCAAGGAAGTGGAAGAAATATTCAAATCAGAGGCTGTGCTTATCGCAAACAAAACCCTTTCAGAAGAAAAATTAAAAATAGTAGATAAGTTGCTCTTCCGCATAAATGCCGTACAAAAAGGCAAAAGCAACAAATATGTACTTCTCAATGCGCCTAATGAGTCCTTGGAAAAAATCATCAATCTCATTCCGGGGATGAGAAGCCCTACAATTTTACCTCTTGCACAGGAGGGATGGTCGTCCGTCCACTCTGTTCTGAGTGAGGATCAATTTTGGGAAAATATCGAAGAACTCCGTGATGCAGGCGCCGAAGGAATCCTGGTGGTTCCGATCGAAAAAATGGTAATCTAA
- the hisD gene encoding histidinol dehydrogenase has translation MKIIYNPTKAEWTKELKRPVQKTKDIEKIVKPIMQKVKRLGDKALKKFALEYDHVQLKNLLVSMEEIFIAREKIDPKLKEAIQLAKQNIEKFHEAQATPDLEMEVMEGVTCMRKSVGIQKVGLYIPGGTAPLFSTVLMLGIPANLAGCEQIVLCTPPDKDGNIHPAILYTADLIGIDKIVKAGGAQAIAALTYGTESVPKVDKIFGPGNQYVTAAKQLAVKKGVAIDMPAGPSEVLVYADHTAIPGFVAADLLSQAEHGVDSQVILVASSEKIAKSVLKEMEEQLIKLSRKEMAKKALENSVAVVVGNQDKALELINDYAPEHLIICVENEDEVVNQIKNAGSVFIGNFTPESAGDYASGTNHTLPTYGYAKNYSGVSLDSFVKKITYQKITETGIKNLGPAIEIMASNEMLDAHKNAVSIRLKYLKEKK, from the coding sequence ATGAAAATCATCTATAACCCGACAAAGGCTGAATGGACCAAAGAATTGAAAAGGCCTGTTCAAAAAACCAAGGATATTGAAAAGATTGTCAAACCGATCATGCAAAAAGTCAAAAGATTGGGAGATAAAGCATTGAAAAAGTTTGCTTTGGAGTATGACCATGTTCAGCTAAAAAACTTATTGGTATCCATGGAGGAGATTTTTATCGCAAGGGAAAAAATTGACCCCAAACTCAAGGAAGCTATTCAATTGGCCAAACAAAACATTGAGAAATTTCATGAAGCACAGGCAACTCCAGATCTTGAAATGGAAGTAATGGAAGGAGTAACCTGTATGCGCAAGTCTGTTGGTATTCAGAAGGTTGGATTATATATTCCCGGAGGAACTGCACCCTTATTTTCCACCGTACTGATGTTGGGAATTCCGGCAAATCTGGCAGGTTGTGAGCAGATAGTATTGTGTACTCCTCCTGATAAAGACGGAAACATCCATCCTGCGATATTGTATACTGCGGATTTGATAGGAATTGATAAAATCGTAAAAGCTGGAGGTGCACAAGCCATAGCAGCCCTCACTTATGGAACTGAATCCGTCCCAAAGGTCGATAAAATTTTTGGACCGGGAAACCAATATGTAACAGCAGCAAAACAACTGGCCGTCAAAAAAGGAGTTGCCATAGATATGCCTGCCGGACCTTCCGAGGTCTTGGTCTATGCGGACCATACCGCGATTCCCGGGTTTGTAGCAGCAGATCTCCTGTCCCAAGCAGAACATGGTGTGGATTCTCAGGTCATTCTTGTTGCCTCTTCTGAAAAAATTGCAAAATCAGTATTGAAAGAAATGGAAGAACAGCTGATAAAACTTTCAAGAAAAGAAATGGCTAAAAAAGCTTTGGAAAACTCCGTTGCTGTAGTGGTGGGAAATCAGGATAAAGCCCTGGAATTGATCAATGATTATGCCCCGGAACATTTGATCATTTGTGTGGAAAATGAGGATGAGGTGGTGAATCAGATTAAGAATGCCGGTTCTGTCTTTATTGGCAACTTTACCCCTGAATCAGCAGGAGACTATGCCTCAGGAACCAATCATACACTGCCTACCTATGGGTATGCTAAAAATTATAGTGGTGTGTCTTTGGATAGCTTCGTCAAAAAAATAACCTATCAAAAAATAACTGAGACCGGAATCAAAAATCTGGGTCCTGCTATAGAAATAATGGCTTCCAATGAAATGTTGGACGCACATAAAAATGCTGTCAGTATCCGGCTTAAATACCTTAAAGAAAAGAAGTAA
- the hisC gene encoding histidinol-phosphate transaminase, translating into MAFSIDNLLRPHIKYIKPYSSARDEYSGKEGVFLDANENPYGSLTGEPFNRYPDPYQLEIKEKLSFVKGVRPTQIFLGNGSDEAIDLLMRAFCIPGKDNIILLPPTYGMYEVSASINDITVKKVNLSEDYQLRPDAILSEVDKNSKIIFICSPNNPSGNKMKREAIRTIVRGFDGLVVVDEAYIDFSDEPSFTTELAEFPNLVVMQTFSKAWGLANLRLGMAFASEEIIRILNLIKPPYNISGLTQQKVLESLENSNKIPDLVRKITEEKNHLIEALIKLPFIRQIYPSNANFILVKVWEAKKIYDYLLNDLVIVRDRSKVILCEDCLRISVGTKEENEFFLQILEKYEPLTTH; encoded by the coding sequence ATGGCATTTTCAATTGACAATTTATTACGTCCACATATCAAATATATCAAGCCCTATTCTTCAGCAAGGGATGAATATTCCGGTAAAGAAGGCGTGTTTTTGGATGCCAATGAAAATCCCTATGGTTCTTTGACCGGGGAACCTTTCAACCGCTACCCTGATCCATATCAATTAGAAATAAAAGAAAAACTGTCTTTTGTCAAGGGTGTTCGCCCAACACAGATTTTCTTGGGAAATGGAAGTGATGAGGCGATTGATTTATTGATGCGTGCATTTTGCATCCCCGGAAAGGACAATATCATTTTACTACCGCCCACTTACGGAATGTATGAAGTATCTGCTTCCATCAATGATATTACTGTTAAAAAAGTAAATCTGTCGGAAGATTATCAACTTAGGCCGGATGCGATACTTTCCGAAGTGGACAAAAATTCCAAAATCATTTTCATTTGCTCTCCCAATAATCCCAGTGGAAACAAGATGAAAAGGGAAGCTATCCGGACTATTGTTCGAGGATTTGACGGATTGGTTGTGGTGGATGAAGCCTATATTGATTTCAGTGACGAACCGAGTTTTACCACTGAATTGGCAGAATTTCCCAATTTAGTGGTCATGCAGACTTTCTCTAAAGCTTGGGGCCTGGCCAATTTGAGGCTGGGAATGGCATTCGCTTCAGAGGAAATCATCCGCATACTCAATTTGATCAAACCACCCTACAATATCTCAGGACTTACCCAGCAGAAAGTGCTGGAATCATTGGAGAATTCCAATAAAATTCCTGACTTGGTCAGAAAAATAACTGAGGAAAAGAACCATTTAATTGAGGCTTTGATAAAATTGCCTTTTATCAGACAGATTTACCCCTCCAACGCAAACTTTATTTTGGTAAAAGTCTGGGAAGCAAAAAAAATATATGATTACCTTCTCAATGATCTGGTAATTGTCAGGGACAGATCTAAGGTGATTCTATGTGAGGATTGCCTGCGGATTTCTGTAGGCACAAAAGAAGAAAATGAATTCTTTCTCCAGATCCTGGAAAAATACGAACCATTAACTACCCATTAA